From Pseudomonadota bacterium, a single genomic window includes:
- a CDS encoding OsmC family peroxiredoxin: MKRSANATWMGGLKDGAGSVTVASGAIKELKFGFRTRFEDAPGTNPEELIAAAHAGCFSMAFSAQLGERGIIPEAVETTSTITFEELTLRRSVLTSKVTARGADRAKIEEAAAAAKLGCPISKVLKLEIDLDLTIVV; the protein is encoded by the coding sequence ATGAAACGCAGCGCAAACGCCACCTGGATGGGTGGTCTGAAGGACGGAGCGGGGAGCGTCACGGTCGCCAGCGGCGCGATCAAGGAGCTGAAGTTCGGCTTTCGCACGCGCTTCGAGGATGCGCCGGGCACGAACCCGGAAGAGCTGATCGCCGCCGCTCATGCCGGCTGCTTCAGCATGGCGTTCAGCGCCCAGCTCGGCGAGCGCGGCATCATTCCGGAGGCCGTGGAGACGACGAGCACGATTACCTTCGAGGAGCTGACGCTGCGCCGGAGCGTGCTGACCAGCAAGGTCACGGCTCGCGGCGCGGACCGCGCCAAGATTGAAGAGGCAGCCGCGGCGGCCAAGCTCGGCTGCCCGATCTCGAAGGTCCTCAAGCTCGAGATCGATCTCGACCTCACCATCGTGGTCTGA